The Penaeus monodon isolate SGIC_2016 chromosome 5, NSTDA_Pmon_1, whole genome shotgun sequence genome window below encodes:
- the LOC119573581 gene encoding LOW QUALITY PROTEIN: uncharacterized protein DDB_G0286299-like (The sequence of the model RefSeq protein was modified relative to this genomic sequence to represent the inferred CDS: substituted 1 base at 1 genomic stop codon): DXEEEEEEEEEEEEEEEETKRRTKARGKRQEARRKRQEARGKKQEARGKKQEARGKKQEARGKKQEARGKRQEARGKKQEARSKRQEARGKSSRPVSIRQSVSATGSAGDDRTYGSGHRRMCSRWPVASLPHKSKVLGVRYRA; encoded by the exons gattaggaggaggaggaggaggaggaggaggaggaggaggaggaggaggaggag ACGAAGCGGCGGACGAAGGCAAGAGGCAAGAGGCAAGAGGCAAGACGCAAGAGGCAAGAGGCAAGAGGCAAGAAGCAAGAGGCAAGAGGCAAGAAGCAAGAGGCAAGAGGCAAGAAGCAAGAGGCAAGAGGCAAGAAGCAAGAGGCAAGAGGCAAGAGGCAAGAGGCAAGAGGCAAGAAGCAAGAGGCAAGAAGCAAGAGGCAAGAGGCAAGAGGCAAGAG CTCTCGGCCAGTGTCCATCCGCCAATCGGTGTCAGCCACAGGGAGCGCCGGCGACGACCGCACTTACGGCAGCGGCCACAGGCGCATGTGTTCTCGATGGCCAgtcgcctccctccctcaca AGAGTAAGGTACTAGGGGTAAGATACAGGGCTTAG